The following proteins are encoded in a genomic region of Thalassophryne amazonica chromosome 5, fThaAma1.1, whole genome shotgun sequence:
- the LOC117511362 gene encoding gastrula zinc finger protein XlCGF7.1-like: MPEEVDETHKTHQVQKPLSWSECSKTFGSKSHLKEHMRSHTEEKPFRCLECSKTFKHNSSLMDHITIHKEQKPFRCHKCEKRFSRRSNLINHSRIHSEHKQFSCSDFGRRSIHKGSLKDHIRIHTGEKPYECSECRKTFRYKKNLKDHIRVHTGEKPLGCSECRKTLRYKKNLKDHIRVHTGEKPFKCSACRKTFRYKKNLKDHIRVHTGEKPFKCSACRKTFRYKKNPFKCSACRKTFRYKKNLKDHIQVHTGEKPFKCSACRKTFRYTKNLKNHIRVHTGEKPFKCSACRKTFRYKKNLKDYSRIHSGEKPLGCLKCYKRFLLQGSSE; this comes from the coding sequence ATGCCAGAGGAAGTTGACGAGACACATAAAACCCATCAAGTACAGAAGCCATTGAGCTGGTCTGAATGCAGCAAAACATTTGGATCCAAGAGCCATCTGAAGGAACATATGAGAAGTCATACAGAGGAGAAACCGTTTCGATGCCTTGAGTGCAGCAAAACATTTAAACACAACAGTAGCCTGATGGACCACATCACAATTCATAAAGAACAAAAACCGTTTAGATGCCACAAGTGCGAGAAAAGGTTTAGTCGCAGGAGCAACCTGATTAATCACTCCAGGATTCACAGTGAACATAAACAGTTCAGCTGCTCCGACTTCGGCAGAAGATCCATTCACAAGGGTAGTCTGAAGGACCACATCCGAATTCATACAGGGGAGAAACCATATGAGTGCTCTGAATGTAGAAAAACCTTTAGATACAAGAAAAATCTCAAGGACCACATCCGAGTTCATACAGGGGAGAAACCATTAGGATGCTCTGAATGTAGAAAAACtttgagatacaagaaaaatctCAAGGACCACATCCGAGTTCATACAGGGGAGAAACCATTTAAGTGCTCTGCATGTAGAAAAACCTTTAGATACAAGAAAAATCTCAAGGACCACATCCGAGTTCATACAGGGGAGAAACCATTTAAGTGCTCTGCATGTAGAAAAACCTTTAGATACAAGAAAAATCCATTTAAGTGCTCTGCATGTAGAAAAACCTTTAGATACAAGAAAAATCTCAAGGACCACATCCAAGTTCATACAGGGGAGAAACCATTTAAGTGCTCTGCATGTAGAAAAACCTTTAGATACACGAAAAATCTCAAGAACCACATCCGAGTTCATACAGGGGAGAAACCATTTAAGTGCTCTGCATGTAGAAAAACCTTTAGATACAAGAAAAATCTCAAGGACTACAGCAGAATTCATTCAGGAGAAAAACCATTAGGATGCTTGAAGTGTTATAAACGATTTTTGCTACAAGGGTCATCTGAATAA